The Micromonospora sp. NBC_00421 DNA window CAACGCCCTGCAGTGGCACGACCGGACCGTCGGCCTGGAGACCATGTGCGTCGGCGGCGGTCAGGGCATGGCGATGGTGCTCGAACGGCTGAGCTGAGCCCGTCCGCTTCCGCCCGGGCGGTCCCCGACCACCACCGCTCCCGCCCGGCGGCCCCGACCACACCACGCACGGCTGGTTCGTCGACCGGGCACCCGGGTATCGGACCCTCATGGTGACCACGGTGGAACGCGAGCGCAAGTTCTCCGGGACCGAGGGATTCCGGCTGCCCGACCTGACCGGATGCGGTGACGTGGTGACGGTGTCCGACGTCACCGTCCTCGAACTGGACGCGACCTACCTCGACACCGACGACCTGCGGTTGGCGCGTAGCGGCTTCGCGCTGCGCCGGCGTTCCGGGGGGCACGACGCGGGCTGGCACCTGAAGGTCGGCGCGGCCGGCGGTGACCGCACCGAATACCAGGTGCCGGCCGGCACGCCGGACGACGGGCCGCCGGCCGAACTGGTGGCCCGGTACCGGGCTGCGGCCCGGGGTCGGCCGGTAGCGCCGGCCGCGCGGGTCAGCACCGTCCGACACGAGCGCCGGCTACTCGACGCCGCTGGGCGGGTGCTCGCCGAGGTCGCCGAGGACACCGTCGAGGCGCGGGATCTGGTCACCGGGGAACGGCAGCGCTGGCAGGAGATCGAGGTGGAACTGGTCGACGGTGACGACGCCCTGCTCGACGCGGTCGCGCGACGGCTCCGCCGGGCAGGGGCCCGTCCGGTGCCCGGGTCCAAGTCGCACCGGGCCCTGGCCGCCCGCCTCGCCGCCGCCCGGACCGCAGCCGCCCCCGGTACGGGGGACGCCGGGCCGCGACGACGGCGCGACCGCCGGGGGGCCGGTGCCGGCGGGACCGCCGTCCTCGGGTACCTGGCCGCACAGCGGGACACCGTCGTCGCCCACCACCCCGCCGCCCGGGAGGGCGACTACGACGCGGTGCACGACATGCGGGTGGCCATCCGGCGGCTACGGTCGACCCTGCGTACCTTCCGGGGCCTCTGGGAGCGGCGGGAGAGCGAGCAGGTACGCGCCGAGTTGGGCGGGCTGGGCCGGAAGCTCGGGGCGGTGCGGGACGTGCAGGTGATGGCGGCCCGGCTGACCGACGCGGTACACGCCGAGCCGGCCGAACTCGTGCCCGGCCCGGTCGCCGCGCGGATCACGGCGCACTTCGCTGCCGAGGAGGCGGCAGCCGTGGCCGAGCTACGCGCCGCCCTCGACGGGGAACACTGGACCGGTCTGTTGGTCCGGCTCGACGCACTGGTCGAGGAGCAACCCGTCCGGCGGGCCGGCCGACGCTGGGTCCTCCGCCGGGTGCACCGGGCAGTACGACGGGCCGACGACCGGCTGGACCGGGCGATGGGGAACGGCCGGGGTGGCACAGCGGACGACCCGGCGTTGCACGAGGCCCGCAAGGCGTACAAGCGGGCCCGGTACGCCGTCGAGGTGGTCGAGCCGACGGTGGGGGATCCGGCGGCCGACCTGGTACGCCGGTTCAAGCGGTTGCAGAACCTGCTCGGCGCGCACCAGGACTCGGTGCCGACCCGTGAGGCGCTGCGCCGGGTGGCGCTGCGGGCGTACGCCGACGGGGAGAACACCTTCAGCTACGGGCTGCTGTACGCCCGGCAGGCGACCACCGCCGACCGGGAACTGGACGGGCTCGACCAGGCCCGGGACCGGTCCCGACGCGGCAGGGTACGACGCTGGCTGGAGCCGTGACGCCCCCGCCCACGGGGTGGGATGTCACGCGGATCGCCCCCGTTCACCGCCCGCTCCCGCCGGGTGTCTACAGCACGCTGCGGGTCGCGGTCACCGTGGCGGCGGCCCCGGCCAGCACCGCCGCCGGCGAGCCGGCGGCGACCAGATCCGCCGCGACCACCCGGAGCTGGTCGGGCAGCGCCATCGGATGCGCCAGCCGGGGTACGTCCCGCCGTGGCTCACCCTCCGCGTCGGCGGCCAGGTCGGCGATCTCCTGCACCAGCCGGTGCACCAGGTCGGCGCGGGACACGTTGCCGCCCTCGGCGACCGCCGCCCAGCGCGGCTGCTGCCAGTGGCCCACCTGACGGACCAGCAACGCCACCGCCCGGTCCAACTCCGCTGCGCTCATCGTCGGCGAGTCTACGCACCACCGGGCCGACAGGCGGTGCGGAACCGACGCCGGACGCCCCCCGACCCGGGCACCGGGGCGGCGTCCGGACAGACGACGACGCCCGCCGCCGCAGGGATCGCGGTGGCGGGCGTCGGGTGCGAGATCGTCAGTCGTCGCCCTGGAAGTAGCTGATCAGGCGGAGCATCTCCAGGTAGAGCCAGACCAGGCTGACCACGATGCCGAACGCGGCCGTCCAGGAGTAGCGGGCCGGCAGCCCCATCCGGACGCCGTCCTCGACCTCCTTGAAGCTGAGCACGAAGCTCAGCGAGGCGACCACGATGCAGACCAGGCTGAACCCGATGGCCAGCGGGCTGCCGTCGCGCAGGCCGGTGTTGACCCCGAACAGGGCCAGCACGAAGTTGATCAGCATGACGGCGAAGAGGCCCGCCATCACGGCGATCATGCCCTTGACGAACTTGGGGGTGGCCCGGATGACCCGCGCCTTGTAGAGCATGGTCATCACGAAGAAGACGCCGAAGGTGGCGACCACGGCCTGGAGCACGATGCCCTGGTAGGCCGTCTCGTAGACCTTGCTGACCAGGCCGACGAACGCGCCCTCGACGATCGCGTACGCGACGACCAGCGCCGGGTTGGCGACCCGGGAGAACGAGATGATCAGGCCGAGGACCAGGCCGACCATCGCCGCCCCGATCCAGGCGACGCCGAGCACCGAATCCGGCACCACGATCCAGGCCGCGGCGGCGGAGACGCCGAGGATGGCCAGGAGGGTGACGGTCTTGACGACGACGTCGTCGAGGGTCATCGTGCCGGACACCGTCGGGGCGACCGGGGAACCCGGCTGACCCGGATACTGCTGGGGAATGCCGGGCTGTCCGTAACCGTACGGCCCGGGCTGGGCGTACCCGGCGGACCGCTCCCGCTCGGCCGCCTGGCCGAGCCGGGCGAGCACCGGGTTCGAGGTCTTCACTGTCTCAGGCCTCCCTCAGGGGGTCAGTCGCACGCAAACGTGCACTCCCAGGGTAAACGGCCGGGTGCCACAGGCGACGACCGGGACGCTGTGGGAAAGCTGAGAGTGTGGTGCCCGGGGCGGGTCTCGAACCCGCACGCCTTGCGGCAGCCGCTTTTAAGGCGGCCGTGTCTGCCGTTCCACCACCCGGGCGGGAGCGCGTCGACGCGCGACGGTGCAGTGTCACGGTAACCGTTCCGCGCCGACCCGGCGTACCCCCGGGGTGGCGTTCCGGCCGGACGACGACCGCCCCTCCCCGCGACCGGGAAGGGGCGATCGGTGGCGCACCGGCGGTCAGGCCGCCTTGCTGGTGATCGGGATCGGCTGCGACGCCTCCGCGAACTCCTCACGCGGGTCGTGCAGCTGGCCGAGGGCGACCACCTCGCGCTTGAGGAAGAAGGCAAGCGACCAGTCGACCACGACCCGGACCTTGCGGTTGAACGACGGGATCCGGCTCATGTGGTACGTCCGGTGCATGAACCAGGCCGGCCAGCCCTTCATCTTGATGCCGTACACCTGGGCCACGCCCTTGTGCAGGCCGAGGCTGGCCACGCTGCCGGCGTGCTTGTGCTTGTAGTCGACAGGCTCCCGGCCCCGCACCACAAGCGCGATGTTGTCGGCCATCCGGGCGGCCTGCCGTACCGCGTGCTGGGCGCTGGGCGAACAGTAGTTGCCCGGCTCCTTGGTCAGGTCCGGTACGGCGGCACAGTCGCCGGCGCTCCACGCCCCCTCGACCACCCGGTCGCCGTCGACGACCTGGAGGGTGGGCAGGCAGGTGACCCGCCGCCGCTCGTCGCGGGGGAAGTCGGTGCGGTCCAGCATCGGCGACGGCTTGACGCCGGCCGTCCAGACGATGGTGTCGGAGCGGAAGCTGTCCCCGTCGGAGAGCTTCACCACCCCGTCGACGCAGGATTCCAGCCGGGTGTCCAGCCGGATGTCCATGTTCCGCTTGAGCAGCTGCTGCACCGTGTAGGCGCCCATGTCCCGGTCGACCTCCGGCAGCACCCGCTGGGTCGCCTCGACCAGCACCCAGCGCATGTCGTCCGGCTTCAGCTCCGGGTAGTAGCGCAGCGCGTCCCGGGCCATGTCCTCCATCTCGGCCAACGCCTCGATGCCGGCGTAGCCGCCACCGACGAAGGTGAACGTCAACGCGGACCGGCGGACGTCGGCGTCCTGCGTGGCGGCCGCCACGTCGAGCCGGTCCAGCACGTGGTTGC harbors:
- a CDS encoding NAD(P)/FAD-dependent oxidoreductase, whose amino-acid sequence is MNPKRILVVGAGHVGLYAALRLSKKLSSREAEVVVVDPQPHMTYQPFLPEAAAGNISPRHSVVPLRRELRKCKVVAGAVTRIDHSRRTAVVQPISGPTREIPYDHVIVAPGSVSRTLPIPGLHEHGIGFKTIGEAIYLRNHVLDRLDVAAATQDADVRRSALTFTFVGGGYAGIEALAEMEDMARDALRYYPELKPDDMRWVLVEATQRVLPEVDRDMGAYTVQQLLKRNMDIRLDTRLESCVDGVVKLSDGDSFRSDTIVWTAGVKPSPMLDRTDFPRDERRRVTCLPTLQVVDGDRVVEGAWSAGDCAAVPDLTKEPGNYCSPSAQHAVRQAARMADNIALVVRGREPVDYKHKHAGSVASLGLHKGVAQVYGIKMKGWPAWFMHRTYHMSRIPSFNRKVRVVVDWSLAFFLKREVVALGQLHDPREEFAEASQPIPITSKAA
- a CDS encoding Bax inhibitor-1/YccA family protein, which gives rise to MKTSNPVLARLGQAAERERSAGYAQPGPYGYGQPGIPQQYPGQPGSPVAPTVSGTMTLDDVVVKTVTLLAILGVSAAAAWIVVPDSVLGVAWIGAAMVGLVLGLIISFSRVANPALVVAYAIVEGAFVGLVSKVYETAYQGIVLQAVVATFGVFFVMTMLYKARVIRATPKFVKGMIAVMAGLFAVMLINFVLALFGVNTGLRDGSPLAIGFSLVCIVVASLSFVLSFKEVEDGVRMGLPARYSWTAAFGIVVSLVWLYLEMLRLISYFQGDD
- a CDS encoding CYTH and CHAD domain-containing protein; the protein is MVTTVERERKFSGTEGFRLPDLTGCGDVVTVSDVTVLELDATYLDTDDLRLARSGFALRRRSGGHDAGWHLKVGAAGGDRTEYQVPAGTPDDGPPAELVARYRAAARGRPVAPAARVSTVRHERRLLDAAGRVLAEVAEDTVEARDLVTGERQRWQEIEVELVDGDDALLDAVARRLRRAGARPVPGSKSHRALAARLAAARTAAAPGTGDAGPRRRRDRRGAGAGGTAVLGYLAAQRDTVVAHHPAAREGDYDAVHDMRVAIRRLRSTLRTFRGLWERRESEQVRAELGGLGRKLGAVRDVQVMAARLTDAVHAEPAELVPGPVAARITAHFAAEEAAAVAELRAALDGEHWTGLLVRLDALVEEQPVRRAGRRWVLRRVHRAVRRADDRLDRAMGNGRGGTADDPALHEARKAYKRARYAVEVVEPTVGDPAADLVRRFKRLQNLLGAHQDSVPTREALRRVALRAYADGENTFSYGLLYARQATTADRELDGLDQARDRSRRGRVRRWLEP